A single genomic interval of Mycolicibacterium sp. MU0053 harbors:
- a CDS encoding DUF5302 domain-containing protein — translation MGKHEMPEDETKKKFREALERKNSKSAAGSAHTDSGPKPPKAQGPVDGRREFRRKSG, via the coding sequence ATGGGCAAGCATGAAATGCCAGAAGACGAAACCAAGAAGAAGTTTCGCGAGGCGCTGGAACGCAAGAATTCGAAGTCCGCGGCGGGTTCCGCACACACCGACTCCGGGCCGAAACCACCCAAGGCGCAGGGACCGGTCGACGGGCGACGGGAATTCCGCCGCAAGAGCGGGTAA
- a CDS encoding DUF1697 domain-containing protein, whose protein sequence is MTRYVAFLRGVNVGGVNLKMAEVARVFEDAGFDNVATVLASGNVVLDSRAAARTVRSKAEKALRDAFGYEAWVLVYDLDTVRAVDEAYPFEREMQGHHSYVTFVTDPEVLDELAELPPTDEEKIARGDGVLYWQVVRAATLASAVGRTMGKKRYKSSTTTRNLRTLGKVLSR, encoded by the coding sequence ATGACGCGCTATGTCGCTTTCCTGCGCGGCGTCAACGTCGGCGGGGTGAATCTGAAGATGGCCGAGGTCGCACGGGTCTTCGAAGACGCCGGCTTCGACAACGTGGCGACCGTGCTTGCCAGCGGCAACGTCGTGCTCGACTCGCGGGCCGCCGCCCGCACGGTGCGGAGCAAGGCCGAAAAGGCGTTGCGCGATGCGTTCGGCTACGAGGCCTGGGTGTTGGTCTACGACCTCGACACCGTGCGCGCCGTCGACGAGGCCTATCCATTCGAGCGCGAGATGCAGGGCCACCACTCCTACGTCACGTTCGTCACCGACCCCGAGGTGCTCGACGAGTTGGCCGAACTGCCCCCGACCGACGAGGAGAAGATCGCCCGCGGCGACGGGGTGCTGTACTGGCAGGTGGTCCGTGCCGCCACCCTTGCCTCGGCTGTCGGCCGAACCATGGGCAAGAAGCGCTACAAGTCGTCGACAACCACCCGAAACCTGCGCACGCTGGGAAAGGTGCTCAGCCGGTAG
- a CDS encoding PucR family transcriptional regulator, producing MSWAMPSARVRELIRQSAHLVLDPDPEWLHELDTAVLGAHPTIGVDPELAAAVSRSNRANLLFWATANLRDPGAPVPPNTGPEPMGIARELVRRGFDAYALDAYRVGQGVAWRRFMEIAFELTTEPAELHELLDVCSRSIGAFIDATLAAIAAQIDSERDELTRGTHATRRETVSLILDGAPITRSRAEGRLGYALTGTHTAAVLWSADPAADLGDLDRAGEAFGRATGGDQVLSVLASSATRWVWAPGRSTLDADELRAALHSMPQIHVAVGVPGEGLEGFRRSHFGAITTQQMMTRLDSPQRIALFGDIEHVAILTLDADRANAFISRVLGDLEFAEPELQNTVRTFVTAGCNASRAAQRLFLHRNTLLRRLARADTLLPRPLLERSVQVAVALEAVRWRNPQSNAASR from the coding sequence ATGTCCTGGGCCATGCCGTCCGCGCGGGTGCGCGAACTGATCCGGCAATCGGCACACCTGGTGCTGGACCCGGACCCCGAATGGCTGCACGAACTCGACACCGCGGTGCTGGGTGCGCACCCGACGATCGGCGTCGACCCCGAACTCGCCGCGGCCGTCAGTCGCAGCAACCGGGCCAATCTGCTGTTCTGGGCGACCGCCAACCTGCGTGATCCGGGCGCCCCGGTCCCGCCCAACACCGGTCCCGAACCGATGGGGATCGCCCGCGAACTGGTCCGCCGCGGGTTCGACGCCTACGCCCTCGACGCCTATCGGGTGGGGCAGGGGGTGGCGTGGCGACGGTTCATGGAAATCGCGTTCGAACTGACCACCGAACCCGCCGAACTGCACGAGTTGCTGGACGTGTGTTCCCGGTCGATCGGCGCCTTCATCGATGCGACGCTGGCCGCCATTGCCGCCCAGATCGATTCCGAGCGTGACGAACTCACCCGCGGCACCCATGCCACGCGCCGCGAGACCGTCTCGTTGATTCTCGACGGCGCCCCCATCACCCGATCCCGGGCCGAGGGTCGGCTGGGCTACGCCCTGACCGGCACGCACACCGCGGCCGTGCTGTGGAGCGCCGACCCCGCGGCCGACCTGGGCGACCTCGACCGGGCCGGCGAGGCCTTCGGCCGGGCCACGGGCGGCGACCAGGTGCTCAGCGTGCTGGCCAGCAGCGCCACCCGATGGGTGTGGGCGCCCGGGCGCAGCACGCTCGACGCCGACGAGCTACGGGCGGCACTGCACTCGATGCCACAGATCCATGTCGCGGTCGGCGTTCCCGGTGAGGGCCTGGAGGGTTTTCGCCGCAGTCACTTCGGCGCGATCACCACCCAGCAGATGATGACCCGGCTGGACTCACCGCAACGCATCGCGCTGTTCGGCGACATCGAACACGTCGCGATCCTGACCTTGGACGCCGACCGCGCCAACGCGTTCATCAGCCGGGTGCTGGGCGATCTCGAGTTCGCCGAGCCCGAACTTCAGAACACCGTGCGCACGTTCGTGACCGCGGGTTGCAACGCCTCCCGCGCGGCCCAGCGCCTGTTCTTGCACCGAAATACCCTGCTGCGGCGGCTCGCCCGCGCCGATACGTTGCTGCCCCGTCCGTTGCTCGAGCGCAGCGTGCAGGTGGCGGTCGCGCTCGAGGCGGTGCGCTGGCGCAACCCTCAGTCCAACGCGGCTTCCAGGTAG
- a CDS encoding PPOX class F420-dependent oxidoreductase, whose protein sequence is MTRQVFDDKLLAVISGNSLGVLATIKRDGRPQLSNVSYFFDARNQAIQVSITEPRAKTRNLRRDPRASILVASDDGWAYAVAEGDAVLTPPAGDPNDETVEGLVALYRNIAGEHPDWDEYRQAMVTDRRVLLTLPISHLYGMPPGIR, encoded by the coding sequence ATGACCCGCCAGGTATTCGACGACAAGCTCTTGGCCGTCATCAGTGGCAATTCACTGGGGGTGTTGGCCACCATCAAACGCGATGGCAGACCACAACTGTCGAACGTGTCGTACTTCTTCGATGCGCGCAATCAGGCGATTCAGGTCTCGATCACCGAACCGCGGGCGAAAACCCGCAACCTGCGCCGCGATCCGCGCGCCTCGATCCTGGTGGCCTCCGATGACGGGTGGGCCTACGCGGTGGCCGAGGGCGATGCCGTCCTCACCCCGCCCGCCGGCGACCCGAACGACGAGACGGTCGAGGGGCTCGTCGCGCTCTACCGCAACATCGCCGGGGAGCACCCCGACTGGGACGAATACCGCCAGGCGATGGTCACTGATCGGCGGGTTTTGCTGACCCTGCCGATCTCGCACCTCTACGGCATGCCGCCGGGCATCCGCTGA
- a CDS encoding HhH-GPD-type base excision DNA repair protein, with protein MANLQLAQDPAADALLESNPLALLIGMLLDQQIPMEVAFAGPKKIADRIGELDARVIAEYDPEKFAALCAETPAVHRFPGSMSKRIQDLARIIVDEYDGGAAAVWTEGNPDGRELLLRLKRLPGFGDQKARIFLALLGKQYGLTAPGWRAAAGDYGKAGTHMSVADVLDAESLGQVRSYKKKMKAQAKDAKAKA; from the coding sequence ATGGCAAACCTGCAGCTCGCTCAAGATCCCGCGGCGGATGCGCTGCTGGAATCCAACCCGCTGGCCCTGCTGATCGGGATGCTGCTCGATCAACAGATACCCATGGAAGTGGCGTTCGCCGGCCCCAAGAAGATCGCCGACCGCATCGGTGAACTCGACGCGCGCGTGATCGCCGAATACGACCCGGAGAAGTTCGCCGCGCTGTGCGCCGAAACTCCTGCGGTGCACCGGTTTCCGGGTTCGATGTCCAAGCGGATCCAGGACCTGGCCCGCATCATCGTCGACGAGTACGACGGCGGCGCCGCGGCAGTGTGGACCGAGGGCAACCCCGACGGCCGCGAGTTGCTGCTGCGGCTCAAGCGGCTGCCCGGATTCGGCGATCAGAAGGCCCGCATCTTCCTGGCGCTGCTGGGCAAGCAGTACGGCCTGACCGCGCCGGGGTGGCGGGCAGCGGCCGGCGATTACGGCAAGGCCGGCACCCATATGTCGGTGGCCGATGTGCTGGACGCCGAGTCGCTGGGTCAGGTGCGCAGCTACAAGAAAAAGATGAAGGCCCAAGCCAAGGACGCCAAAGCCAAGGCCTGA
- a CDS encoding DUF732 domain-containing protein: MGRVTALLIGVVATAVALAGSAAALPAQGTPEFDGYLQGLERNGFHLNPDTAWRVAHQACVGGIPGYIGLELAAQGVIGPGSAQRLMDVARKYACPVQ; the protein is encoded by the coding sequence ATGGGACGTGTGACGGCACTTCTGATCGGGGTGGTGGCCACCGCTGTTGCCTTGGCCGGCTCGGCCGCGGCTCTGCCCGCGCAGGGCACGCCGGAATTCGACGGCTACCTGCAAGGTCTCGAGCGCAACGGATTCCACTTGAATCCCGACACCGCGTGGCGCGTCGCCCACCAGGCGTGTGTGGGCGGCATTCCCGGATACATCGGGTTGGAACTCGCCGCGCAAGGCGTGATCGGTCCGGGCTCAGCCCAGCGGTTGATGGATGTCGCCCGCAAGTACGCCTGCCCGGTGCAGTAG
- a CDS encoding TetR/AcrR family transcriptional regulator, translating into MSRPSLERRRRAPRGSGEQLRVEILDAATELLLRTGNAKDVSIRAVARRVGVTSPSIYLHFADKDALLEAVCARYFEALHDEMQQAAQDQPTTLAALRAQGLAYVRFATATPELYRIATMGEGRQGSDVDATLNSSAFAHLRGSVETLMAEGLYPSGDPTPLTLELWAAAHGVAAMLIAKPYLPFGDATAFADNVLRAVCTGHMTLGIVGPDAGPEEMISWLFDNKGVHR; encoded by the coding sequence ATGAGCAGGCCATCGCTGGAACGCCGTCGACGCGCCCCGCGCGGGTCGGGGGAACAGCTGCGCGTCGAAATCCTCGACGCGGCCACCGAATTGCTGCTTCGCACCGGCAACGCCAAGGACGTCTCGATCCGGGCGGTCGCGCGGCGCGTCGGGGTGACCTCGCCGTCGATCTACCTGCACTTCGCCGACAAGGATGCGCTGCTTGAGGCGGTGTGTGCGCGCTACTTCGAAGCGCTGCACGATGAAATGCAGCAGGCCGCCCAGGACCAGCCGACCACGCTGGCGGCGCTGCGGGCCCAGGGCCTGGCCTATGTCCGCTTCGCCACCGCGACCCCGGAGCTCTACCGCATCGCGACGATGGGCGAGGGCCGCCAGGGCAGCGACGTGGACGCCACGCTGAACTCCTCGGCGTTCGCCCACCTGCGCGGCTCCGTCGAGACGCTGATGGCCGAGGGGCTGTACCCGTCGGGCGATCCGACCCCGCTGACGCTCGAATTGTGGGCCGCCGCCCACGGGGTGGCCGCCATGCTGATCGCCAAGCCGTATCTGCCGTTCGGCGATGCGACGGCATTCGCCGACAACGTGCTGCGGGCGGTGTGCACCGGGCACATGACGCTCGGGATCGTCGGCCCCGACGCCGGCCCAGAGGAAATGATCAGCTGGTTGTTCGACAACAAAGGAGTACATCGATGA
- a CDS encoding class I SAM-dependent methyltransferase codes for MTSPGDDAIKNDATKHKAQLTGVSETALLTLYGRAREAGRPDGVIDDPMAIRLLDSIDYDFSRFGSPRQDMSIRAKTFDRWTTKYLSTHPDATVVALAEGLQTSFWRIDAALPGARFRWVTVDLPPIVDIRHRLLPASPRIELRAQSALDYGWMDQVDATAGVFITAEGLLMYLQPEQSLDLIAECAKRFPGAQMLFDVPPAWFAGLSRRGWLRTSLKYTVPAMPFSLTPTEAAKLIDLPGVRSVRDIQLEPGRGAVINGLISLAHSSKLFHPLRGVLTLLEFG; via the coding sequence GTGACTTCCCCGGGTGACGATGCCATCAAGAACGATGCGACGAAGCACAAGGCTCAACTGACCGGCGTCTCCGAGACGGCGCTGCTCACGCTCTACGGCCGCGCCAGGGAGGCCGGCCGACCCGACGGCGTGATCGACGACCCGATGGCCATCCGGCTCCTCGACTCGATCGATTACGACTTCTCCCGGTTCGGCTCGCCCCGCCAGGACATGTCGATCCGCGCCAAGACCTTCGACCGGTGGACCACGAAGTACCTGAGCACGCATCCAGATGCTACGGTGGTCGCCCTCGCGGAAGGGTTGCAGACCAGCTTCTGGCGCATCGATGCCGCACTGCCCGGCGCCCGGTTCCGGTGGGTGACCGTGGACCTGCCGCCGATCGTGGACATCCGGCATCGCCTGCTGCCGGCGTCCCCGCGCATCGAGTTGCGCGCGCAGTCCGCGCTGGACTACGGCTGGATGGATCAGGTCGACGCCACCGCCGGGGTGTTCATCACCGCCGAGGGACTGTTGATGTACCTGCAGCCCGAGCAGTCGCTTGACCTGATTGCGGAGTGCGCCAAGCGTTTTCCGGGCGCGCAGATGCTGTTCGACGTGCCGCCGGCATGGTTTGCGGGTCTGTCGCGGCGCGGCTGGTTACGAACCAGTCTGAAGTACACCGTGCCGGCGATGCCGTTCAGCCTGACCCCGACCGAGGCGGCCAAACTGATCGACCTCCCGGGCGTGCGGTCCGTGCGCGACATCCAGCTGGAACCCGGCCGCGGCGCGGTGATCAACGGCTTGATCTCGCTGGCCCACTCCTCGAAGCTGTTTCATCCGCTGCGCGGAGTGCTCACACTGCTGGAGTTCGGCTGA
- a CDS encoding acyltransferase family protein, with product MRFPTPAEVASQTPADRDRAIDVIRICALIGVVAGHTVMATSMIRDEVFIWDNLLTTSVVFQALTWLLQIMPLFFFAGAAASVTSWTPGASWGGWLMKRCTRLFRPVFYYLAFWAITLTALHPLLPIHVYEPIAGISVQLLWFLGAYVLMLATIPVLYRIATPGRLVAGVLAVYLMVVLVDVVRLHLPGAAPLGYLNMAVWLIPGMFGVAYRRGLLDGRAALRTGLAMVGINLALLAFGPYEVSLVGIEGQRLANMTPPSLLLAGHAIMMCAFAIAAAPAINRWARRPRVWWLTAIGNSGAMTLYLWHMPALLFTHLACCYLGLYRYPGEPHFVLLSVVQLALVIAVVLVLFMTLRPLENNRLPGWDGAVAPAPGTRSAAVGTLLCLSGVAILAAVKWGLKDDGIACVAVMLAGLIGARLLSYSSSATKVPATVTPR from the coding sequence ATGCGCTTTCCCACACCCGCCGAGGTCGCGTCGCAGACCCCGGCCGACCGTGATCGAGCCATCGACGTCATCCGCATCTGCGCCCTGATCGGGGTGGTTGCCGGGCACACCGTCATGGCCACCAGCATGATCCGCGACGAGGTGTTCATCTGGGACAACCTGCTGACCACCTCGGTGGTGTTTCAGGCGCTGACCTGGCTGCTGCAGATCATGCCGTTGTTCTTCTTCGCGGGCGCCGCCGCGAGCGTGACCTCCTGGACCCCGGGCGCGTCCTGGGGCGGTTGGCTGATGAAGCGCTGCACGCGGTTGTTCCGTCCGGTGTTCTACTACCTGGCGTTCTGGGCGATCACGCTGACGGCATTGCATCCGCTGCTGCCGATCCATGTCTACGAGCCGATCGCCGGGATCAGCGTGCAACTGCTGTGGTTCCTGGGCGCGTACGTGCTGATGTTGGCGACCATTCCGGTGCTGTACCGGATCGCCACCCCGGGGCGGCTCGTCGCCGGGGTGCTCGCGGTCTATCTGATGGTGGTGCTGGTCGACGTGGTGCGGCTGCACCTGCCCGGCGCGGCGCCACTGGGTTATCTGAACATGGCGGTGTGGTTGATCCCGGGGATGTTCGGGGTGGCGTACCGGCGCGGCCTGCTCGACGGGCGCGCCGCCCTGCGGACCGGACTCGCGATGGTCGGGATCAACCTGGCGCTACTGGCCTTCGGGCCCTATGAGGTGAGCCTGGTCGGCATCGAAGGCCAACGGCTGGCGAATATGACGCCGCCGTCGCTGCTGCTGGCCGGGCACGCAATCATGATGTGCGCGTTCGCGATTGCCGCGGCCCCGGCGATCAATCGCTGGGCCCGGCGACCGCGGGTGTGGTGGCTGACCGCGATCGGCAACTCCGGCGCCATGACGCTGTACCTGTGGCACATGCCGGCGCTGCTGTTCACCCACCTGGCGTGCTGCTACCTGGGCCTGTACCGGTATCCCGGCGAACCCCACTTCGTCTTGCTCAGCGTCGTTCAACTCGCGCTCGTGATCGCAGTCGTGCTGGTGCTGTTCATGACGCTGCGGCCGCTGGAGAACAATCGGCTGCCGGGCTGGGATGGCGCCGTCGCACCGGCGCCGGGTACCCGCAGCGCGGCGGTGGGCACCCTACTGTGCCTGTCCGGCGTGGCGATCCTGGCCGCGGTGAAGTGGGGCTTGAAGGACGACGGAATCGCCTGTGTCGCAGTGATGCTCGCGGGATTGATCGGCGCGCGACTGCTCAGCTACTCGTCGTCGGCGACCAAGGTCCCGGCGACCGTCACGCCGCGCTGA
- a CDS encoding class I SAM-dependent methyltransferase — translation MTASQGQLSHPLFARLWTVMSAHETEDLTRMRQANLAGLTGRVLEVGAGTGTNFAHYPDTVTQVVAVEPEVHLVDHAKAAAAAAPVPVTVHGQAVETLADPEPFDAVVCSLVLCTVAEPDGVLAQLFSQLRPGGELRYLEHIASEGWRGRLQRFADATVWPRISGNCHSHRHTEQSIRAAGFTIETARREWTLPSWVPLPVAEFALGRAVRPTT, via the coding sequence ATGACGGCATCGCAGGGCCAACTCTCGCATCCGCTGTTCGCTCGGCTGTGGACGGTGATGTCAGCGCACGAAACCGAGGATTTGACCCGGATGCGACAAGCCAACCTGGCCGGTCTCACCGGCCGGGTGCTCGAGGTCGGCGCCGGCACCGGCACCAACTTTGCGCACTACCCCGACACCGTGACGCAGGTGGTCGCGGTGGAACCCGAGGTGCATCTGGTCGACCACGCCAAGGCGGCCGCGGCCGCCGCACCGGTCCCGGTCACTGTCCACGGGCAGGCCGTCGAGACGCTGGCCGACCCCGAACCGTTCGACGCCGTGGTCTGTTCCCTGGTGTTGTGCACGGTGGCCGAGCCCGACGGGGTGCTGGCCCAGCTGTTCTCCCAGTTGCGTCCCGGTGGCGAACTGCGCTATCTGGAACACATCGCCAGTGAAGGTTGGCGCGGTCGACTGCAGCGGTTCGCCGACGCGACGGTGTGGCCGCGGATTTCCGGCAACTGCCACAGTCACCGCCACACCGAACAGTCCATCCGCGCAGCCGGTTTCACAATCGAGACCGCGCGGCGGGAGTGGACCCTGCCGAGCTGGGTACCGCTTCCGGTGGCCGAGTTCGCGCTGGGGCGCGCGGTCAGGCCGACAACCTAG
- a CDS encoding GntR family transcriptional regulator, with amino-acid sequence MELGEWLKVDARAGTPLFDQLRSQIIDGIRNGRLAPGTRLPTVRELAGQLGLAVNTVARAYRELEGAGLLETRGRFGTFVARADPADAAMAAAARTYAEAARALGMGRAEAIRYLEAALD; translated from the coding sequence GTGGAGTTGGGGGAATGGCTCAAGGTCGACGCGCGCGCGGGAACGCCGCTGTTCGACCAGTTGCGCTCACAGATCATCGATGGCATCCGCAACGGCCGCCTGGCGCCGGGCACCCGGTTGCCGACGGTGCGGGAACTGGCCGGACAGCTGGGCCTGGCCGTCAATACCGTCGCACGGGCCTATCGCGAACTCGAGGGCGCGGGTCTGCTCGAAACGCGGGGTCGGTTCGGGACATTCGTGGCACGCGCCGACCCGGCCGACGCCGCGATGGCCGCGGCCGCGCGCACGTACGCCGAGGCGGCCCGCGCGCTGGGCATGGGGCGCGCCGAGGCAATTCGCTACCTGGAAGCCGCGTTGGACTGA
- a CDS encoding NAD-dependent deacylase, producing the protein MRIAVLTGAGISAESGVPTFRDDKNGLWAKFDPYELSSTQGWIDHPERVWAWYLWRHHLVQRVDPNDGHRAVADWERIAGIADVSVVTQNVDNLHERAGSSAVHHLHGSLFEFRCDNCNSAYTGELPDMPEPRLEAEPPQCDCGGLIRPDIVWFGEPLPDEPWEASVSAVRDADLLVVVGTSGVVYPAAGLPEMALAQGTVVVEVNPDPTPLSGDATVSLRESASTALPTLLQQLPSLLKK; encoded by the coding sequence GTGCGCATTGCAGTTCTGACCGGGGCCGGCATTTCCGCCGAAAGCGGGGTGCCGACGTTCCGTGATGACAAGAACGGCTTGTGGGCCAAGTTCGACCCCTACGAACTGTCGAGCACGCAGGGCTGGATCGACCACCCGGAGCGGGTGTGGGCCTGGTACCTGTGGCGCCACCACCTCGTGCAACGCGTGGATCCCAACGACGGCCACCGCGCGGTGGCCGACTGGGAACGCATCGCCGGGATCGCCGACGTCTCGGTGGTCACCCAGAACGTCGACAACCTGCATGAACGGGCCGGCAGCAGCGCGGTCCACCACCTGCACGGCAGCCTGTTCGAATTTCGCTGCGACAACTGCAATTCGGCCTACACCGGCGAACTGCCGGACATGCCCGAACCGCGGTTGGAGGCCGAACCCCCGCAGTGCGACTGCGGCGGACTGATCCGCCCCGACATCGTCTGGTTCGGCGAACCGCTGCCCGACGAGCCGTGGGAAGCCTCGGTGTCGGCGGTGCGGGATGCCGACCTGCTGGTGGTGGTCGGAACCTCGGGGGTGGTGTACCCGGCGGCCGGGTTGCCCGAGATGGCGCTGGCCCAGGGCACCGTGGTGGTGGAGGTCAACCCGGATCCCACGCCGCTGTCCGGCGATGCCACGGTGTCGCTGCGCGAAAGCGCCAGCACGGCGCTGCCCACGCTGCTGCAGCAGCTACCGAGCCTGCTGAAAAAGTAG
- a CDS encoding flavin-containing monooxygenase, protein MSATTTRSHVDVLIVGAGISGLGAAYYLQTQRPGTSFTILEARGATGGTWDLFRYPGIRSDSDLHTFGYEFKPWRDEDAIASADKILSYLREMVAENGIERHIRFHHKVVGASWCSDTARWTVDIERADTGEPSQLSANWIFCAGGYYRYDEGYTPHFAGRDRFTGPIVHPQHWPADLDYTGKKVVVIGSGATAVTLVPAMARTAARVTMLQRSPTYVMPVPARDTFANAAQKLLGADRGYALARRKNMLKQQLVYQFCQRYPDAARRLIRRANAKRLPAGYPVDEHFNPTYNPWDQRLCAVPDADLFAAISSGSAEVVTDRIATFTETGIRLESGRELEADIIVTATGLNIQLLGGMTLNVDGRPVEPAESIVYKGMMLSGVPNFAYAFGYTNSSWTLKVGLLCEHLCRLLAHMDAHGYDIACAEVDRADMTTRPFLDFDAGYVRRAVDRLPRQGDSAPWQTSMGYHDDVRLLRHDSVVDPHLSFRAAVAQPVGVG, encoded by the coding sequence ATGAGCGCGACCACCACCAGATCCCACGTCGATGTGCTGATCGTCGGTGCCGGCATCTCCGGTCTCGGCGCCGCCTACTACCTGCAGACGCAGCGACCCGGCACCTCGTTCACGATCCTGGAAGCCCGCGGTGCGACGGGGGGCACGTGGGATCTGTTCCGTTACCCCGGCATCCGCTCCGACTCGGACCTGCACACCTTCGGCTACGAGTTCAAGCCGTGGCGCGACGAGGACGCGATCGCCTCGGCGGACAAGATCCTTTCCTACCTTCGGGAGATGGTCGCGGAGAACGGAATCGAACGCCACATTCGGTTTCATCACAAGGTGGTCGGCGCGTCCTGGTGCAGCGACACCGCGCGCTGGACGGTGGACATCGAGCGCGCCGACACCGGCGAGCCGAGCCAACTCAGCGCCAACTGGATCTTCTGCGCCGGCGGCTATTACCGCTACGACGAGGGCTACACACCGCACTTCGCGGGCCGGGACCGGTTCACCGGGCCGATTGTGCATCCCCAGCACTGGCCGGCGGACCTCGACTACACCGGCAAGAAGGTCGTGGTCATCGGCAGCGGCGCCACCGCCGTGACCTTGGTGCCGGCGATGGCACGAACCGCGGCGCGGGTGACCATGCTGCAGCGCTCACCGACCTATGTGATGCCGGTGCCGGCGCGGGACACCTTTGCGAACGCCGCGCAGAAGTTGCTCGGTGCCGACCGCGGCTACGCGCTGGCACGCCGGAAGAACATGCTCAAGCAACAGCTGGTGTACCAGTTCTGCCAGCGCTATCCCGACGCGGCGCGGCGGCTGATCCGCCGAGCCAACGCCAAGCGTCTCCCGGCGGGCTATCCGGTCGACGAGCATTTCAACCCGACGTACAACCCGTGGGATCAGCGGTTGTGTGCGGTGCCCGACGCCGACCTGTTCGCCGCGATCAGCAGTGGCAGTGCCGAGGTGGTCACCGACCGCATCGCGACCTTCACCGAAACAGGTATCCGGCTCGAGTCCGGTCGGGAGCTCGAAGCCGACATCATCGTCACGGCAACGGGATTGAACATTCAGCTGCTCGGCGGGATGACGCTGAACGTGGACGGGCGGCCGGTGGAGCCGGCCGAGAGCATCGTCTACAAGGGCATGATGCTGTCCGGCGTGCCCAACTTCGCCTACGCGTTCGGCTACACCAACTCGTCCTGGACGCTGAAGGTAGGTCTGCTCTGCGAACACCTCTGTCGACTGCTGGCGCACATGGATGCGCACGGCTACGACATCGCCTGCGCCGAGGTCGACCGCGCTGACATGACCACTCGGCCGTTCCTCGACTTCGACGCCGGATACGTGCGACGGGCGGTTGATCGGCTGCCGCGCCAGGGGGACAGCGCACCCTGGCAGACGTCGATGGGCTACCACGACGACGTCAGGCTGTTGCGTCACGACTCCGTGGTGGATCCGCACCTGAGCTTCCGCGCGGCCGTGGCCCAACCCGTCGGGGTCGGCTGA